The genomic stretch TGCTTCATATAATAGCCTGTGAATCACTGTTGTTGTATTCTTGTATGGTTGCATCATCTGTTTGACTTCATCCAGTAGTTTCAATGCTTCTGTGGGTTTTCCATTGTTGATCAGTGTTTCAGCAGATTCACACAACTTCAAAGTTTGATCGAATAGTAATTGTTGAAATGTTAGTTTTGTGTCCTGTTTAATATTATCAGGTATTGGTTGTTTAAGTTTCTTACAGATTCTCGCATATTCTAACCAACATATTAGTGCATCATGATTTCTGCCGGAATTATTATAGCAAACTGCATATGCATGATATAGTAGCATGTGCACAACTGTTGCTTTAGGACTGTACGGTTGCATCATCTGTTTAGCTTTATACACAAGTTTAAATGCTTCCGTGTGTTTTCCATTGATCATCAATGTTAGAGCTGATTCAGACAAGTTGAAGGGATGCCggaatataaatatttgaattgtTAGGTTTATGCTCTGTTTAATGCCATCAGGTATTGGTTGCTTACGTTTCTTACAAATTCGCGCAAATTCCAACCAACATATGAATGCTTCATAATTTCTGCCAGTACTATGGTAGCGAACTGCATATGCAGCATATAAATCCATGTGCacaactgttgttgtattCTTGTAGAGTTGCATCAATTGTTTGGCTTCATCCAGTAGTTTCAATGCTTCTGTGGGTTCTATCAGTTTTGCAGCAGACTCACACAATCTCACAGAATAGAAGAAAACAGATCGGTAGAATGTGTCTTTAGTCCATTGTTTAGTGTGATCAGTTATTGCTGGTTGCTTAAGTTTCTTACAGATTTTTGCATATTCCAACCAACATATAAGTGACTCGTAAGTTCTGCTGGTAATCATATATCGGcaagaaattaaataacaacCGTACATGTTCACATATGGTTTATCCTTATACGGTTGCATCATGTGTTTGACTTCATCCAGTAGTTTCAATGCTTCTTTGTATTTTCCACTGTTTATCAGTGTTGCAGTAGATTCACACAACTTTATAGAAAGAGTGAATATGAAATGGTAGAATCTGTCTTTAATCTCTTGTTTAATTTCATCACTTATAATCAGTTCAAGTTTATTACAGATTCTTACACATTCCAACCAACATATCAATGCCTCGTAATATCTGCCAGTATAATGGTAGCAACCTGCGTATCTGCGATATAACATTGCATGCACAATTGATAATCGGTTCTTATACGGTTGCAACATCTGTTTGGTTTCATCGAGCAGTTTCATGGCTTTTGTGTATTTTCCATTGTTGATCAGAGTTGTAGCAGATTCAATTATGGTTATCTGTTTTCGAAATAAAACTCGCTGGAATGCAACTTCTATGTCCTTAAAATCCAACTCATTCATTGGTTCTTTAAGCTTCTTAGAAGTTCTCGCATATTCCAACCAGCATATAAATGACTCATAACGTGTGCCAGTTTTACTGTAACAACTCCCATATGACTTGTATAAGGACTTGTGCGCCATCATTTGCATAACTGATACCATACTATAAGGCTGCATTTGTGTAACTGTTGTTGGAGGCTTGTTGTATATTTGCATCATCTGTTTGGCTTTATCCAGTACTTTCAATGCTTCTATATTTTTTCCTTTGATTAAAAGGGTTTGTGAAAAGCTACTCAATTTAAGACTTTGTACTATAACGAATGGTTTGAAAAGCAGTTTCATAAAGTGTATAATGTCAGGTTGCATTGGAAGATTAAGTTTTTTAAGCATTCTCGCAAATTCCAATGAACACATGACTGACCCATATTCTCGTCCAGTTTTTTGGCAACACGTATGGTGtacaaagaaataatttttgtatgctaccaacaattttttgtacattgctttatacatttttaatttttgttttgcttctTTCAGTGGTTTAAGTGCTTGTAtgcattttccattttttatcaGTATTTCAGCAGATATGTAATTCTTTTCAAGTTGATCGTAAAGAATCTTGCTTAAATTcaatttgatttttcgtttGGTATCATCATCTATTGGTTGCTTAAGTTTCTTACAGATTCTTGCATATTCCAACCAACATACGAATGCTTCATAATCCCTGTCAGTATTTGAGTAGCAAAGCCCACGTAAATAATAAAGAGATGCATGCGCTAACGTTGTTGTAATCTTGTAAATTTCCATCACTTGTTTGGCTTCATCAAGCCGCTTTAAAGCTTCTCTGTGTTTTGTATTGATTATGAATGAATTAGCAGATTGACACAATGTCAAGGGatgataaaatatgaaacGGTGAAAAATCTCTTTTATGTCTTGTTTAATGTTGCTAGATATTGGTGTATTATGTTTCTTGTGGAGTCTCACAAGTTCCAAGTAACACATAAATGCCTCATAGTATTTTCCAATACCATAATAATAGACCGTGTTTAACTGATAGACCTTCATTTGTATATGTGCTATGGTTTGCTTATGCGATTGTATCAACCACATAGTTGGCTTTTGTTGGTTGAATCCTTCTGTCTGTTGTTGATTAGTTTTTAATCTTTCAACAGGTTGTTGCAATGTCAATTtttgaaaagtattttttattactggtttaatgacatcatccaTTGGTAGATTAAGTCCCCTTGAAATTCTCACATATTCTAACCCAAATAAGAATGACTCGTAATATCTACCCTTACAAAAGTAGCATAATGCGTATGAAAAGTAAAGATCCATATGCACAACTGTTTTTGTATTCTTATATGGTTGCAACATTTGTTTAGCTTCATCCAGTAATTTTAATGCTTCTGTTGGTTCTCCATTGTTAATCAGTGTGAAAGCAGGCAAATGCAAttcatgaaatattaattgGTAAAGAGATAGTTTCATCCTGTGTTCCAATAAATTACCTACTGGTTGAATATGTTTCTTGTAGATTCTGGCATGCTCCAACTCGCATATGATTGCTTTGTAATATCTGACAGTATAATAACTGATATATGCATGATATAGGTACCTGTGcaccactgttgttttgttcctGTAAGGTTTCATTATTTGTTTGGCTTCATCCAGCAGTTTCAATGCTTGGGTGTATTCTCCATTTATTATGAGTGTATGTAACTTCCATGGATGGAGTGAATTATGAAATACTAATCTCTGAAAAGCAGTTCGCATAGTACACCTTGTGATGGTAGGTatagttgttttacattttataagaATTCTTGCATATTCAAACCAACATATAAATTCCTCATAATATTTGCCAACATAGAAGTAACATTGGGCATATTCAAAATACAGAGGTGCGTGAAAGAGTGTTTTCTTCTTGCATGATTGCAACATCCTGTTTACTTTATTCAGTTCATATAAAGCTTTTGtgtatttcttgtttttccgCAGGGTTTTTGCATACTCCGTCAAATTCATAGCACTTTGTATGATTCTCTCTGAAGGTTTAAACTGTTGAATTAAATTCaagattttttcaaaaacacgTTCTGCACGATCATAGTATTGAAGTGACATTAAAACACCAAAGTATGTAAGTATACCAGTTGGAAAGTTTAGTTTAACAGTTTTTACTAAATCATCCAGTTCCTGCATCAGAGTTTCAACTTGTGTTGTAGAGAACTCATATAGCTTGGTTGTCTCATTGTATGAAAGTTTCACCAAACTTTGCAGCTCAAAAGCTctaacaaacaatttattttctggTGTGAGGTTCAATTGGCTAACTGCTGAGCAAAGTTCTAAGACTAGTTCATGTTCTTGAGCATTATCTGAATTACATATAGCAAATTCATAAACAGCATATGTTTCTGCACAAGGTATCATTTTGgagattgttgtttttataaatgtgaCTAAATCTTTGTGAAAGCCAAGCAAGTGTAAAGCAATCATTTCGGAAAACGGCTCTATAATACAGTTATTTTCCAGTGCTTTATTTGCTGTGAGCATATTTTCATAGCCATCCCTTTTCAGTCTGAAATGTAGATCAAATGTTTTCTTCATAAAAGAAATCATACTTTGTTTTCCTACAACTTCAATCAAGGCAGAAGTAACTTCAGACTGTTCAGAATCTTTCATAAGAACATCATCTTGTTGCCCCTTTGAATGATAAACTTTGGCTCGAACCTCACAAGCCACTGCTACCATGAACTTGAGTTGGTGCGCTTCCCTGGCACTGAgttttccaatattttgtCCACTATTTAATTCATCAATGATATCAAAGCATGATGATGCTTGTAGTGAACATAATCGACCGATGGCTGAAATAAATATGGTTGCACCTCTGTATATTGCTTTCTTTATGTTGTAGTTTTGTAAACCAACAACACCATGGTGTTGATGAGTAACAATGTTAAAGTTTTCcaaatctttttgtatttgttccattaaagttagaaaaatatttgtttcgaCGTTTTCTTTAACCTTGTGGCGAGCTTTATCTTGATACTCAGCACAAACTGCTTCATCACCAGCTACAAAGCAAGCCTTGGATAAGACATCAGCCACATGGTATCCTTGCTTTACTTGTTCTTTACTATCCAAGTACCGAACCATTTCATCAACTGGTTTAATAAATTCAGTGTTCCaaggtttgtttttagttgCTGGTCGTCCAAGTGGGCGTATGCAAGCATGGGCTACCATTCCATCATATGTCACCCCATTAGGTGTAACATGGTCTATGAACCAGTCTCTATACCTGGGGTTTATACTTGGAATTGCAACACAGTTGATCATGGTTTCTCCGAGGTTGATTAAGATGATGTTGAAGATTGTGGTGAACCATCTGAAGTACTTCATGATCCTCTTACGATCCTCCATCTTAGCAACATTATCAAGGACAATGATGTGTTCGAAATCTGAGTATAGGGTGATTTCTGATCGTGCCAAGGAACCCAATCCAACTACAGCATATTTGCATGGTGGTGCTCCCATAATATCTATGCATTCATCAGAAATAAACCTCATTAACTCAGTGTAACTTCTTGTAACTCCTTGTTGAATAATTTGAATATCTAAGACTTTTTTCCTTTGTAGTTTAAGTAGTTGATCATCATCCAAACCATACTTGATTATTTCAAGCTGATTATAACTTTCGCCAAAATATTTGCGCATCTCTTGGAGAAcggtttttattgttaaagaCAAAAATATCAAGCAAGCATCAGGCTTTGTGGCGTTTGCTTTCACCAGAACTGCTGAGCACAAATCTTTAAGTtcttctttaaatatttgattctGTGGATCCCTCACAATAGCAGCGTTATACAGAGCTGCACTTCGAGTcatgtttaactttttatgtttaatttttttttcataaattctGGCAAGCTTATGAAATATTGAAGCTGCTTCAAGTTGGGTTCCTTCCATTTCTTTTCCACCAGAATCACATAAGTCCTTTAACACCTGGGCAAGATTCTTTTCCTCCTCACCAACCTCATCTTGTGTAAAATCATGTTCAATCGattccattttaaaacttacatacAGAGAAGCAGCTTTAATGCATTAACTGTTAACAAAGTTTACAGTATCGCAATACAACTGTAGTTAAGAAACAGACCAGAGTTTAATATGCCTTCACCCAACTACTGTGAGAACACCTATGCCTACTAAGCCTTTgactttaattatattttaacttggcTGCAGTCATTAAATGGAATATTGTTCCGCTCTTGTACAGTAACTGTATGTGGAACAACACATCATGTGTGCTTTAATGTGGATGCACTGTCACAGTTTCCTCTTGGGTTCCTGTTAGGAAAACGACTTTCTTTACGTCATTTTGCTTTGGCTCATACACTCATATAGGTGgactttattattaattttggaTTCTGTTTTACAAGAGTTATATAGAATAACCTTTTCCAGTCTTGTTCACTTTTCGCCATACTACGTATCATTGCCGAATTTGTATTTCATGAGAAGCCACTTTgtaataaattgattttttccaTCATAATTAAGGTaacgaatatttaaaatattttagaaagtGGTTGTTTTCCATTGTTACTGTGAAGGGCGACGAATATGTAGGTATAGATcgaatatttgaaatattttagaattcatcgtgattgtttttcattgttacatatttgaatgtaacttactttatcctcgcgtggccggaaaacgacagtcgttataacacgggtgtgcacctcgcgccagcgTATATCGCATCATAATGATGATTGTTTGTTGAATAATGAAGCATTGTGACAGCTACTGTATGCATAATAGGATGTCCCACCGACCACTTTGGTTGCGTAATTAAATTGCACATTAAGTCAAAACAGGAAATGCTCGTCACAGTTTAATTAATGTTGGTAAAGCCATTTATGCTTCCATAGCTTATAGCTATATTACtactattataaatatttgaaacctggtattatacttttatttgtgCATTATTATGGACAATCTCATACTTTATTGTTCTCACACATTGTATTTCAATATAACTGGCTGTCTGATTGCGGTAAAGCAAATATGTAACAACTTTGAATTATGCAATGTACCGGTGATGATAGttcatgacatcacagacaATATTGCTGAGTCATCATTTAAAGGAAGTTTGCGATGATGATGTAATTGTCAACATCCAAGTGATGTTTCTCTTCACTAAAAAGGGAGGATTATCATGGGTTTGATCCCGGATGCGAGGGGTCTTCGTCCACATCCCAGCAGTGTTTCTCTTCACTTAGGCGTGAGGAATCAAAGATTTGATCCCGGATGCGCGGGAACTGTGTCTTCTTCTTCCATCTCGCACCACTAAGTAAGTTACAGTGTTAACTAAGCTGCACAAAAGCTGTTGAGGTGAGATGAAATATACGAATGTAATTCTGTAGCtctaaattattattaagaaAGACATATGTGACTTATTGCATAGCAAGACAAACTTCAGAAAACTTCACAAATTTTAtgatgggtgttctgtttcatacacctcgtgccagcttatcagttaccacatatgtaattttgttcatgaatatttttgtaatgtatggctgaaaatttagacaacccacaaCGGACCTCTGTGTTAAAATGACCAGGACGCAAACGatagcagcattgagctttgaacccgtTTCCTACAGGTCGGCAACCAATTAGACATTATGCttgatattaattttaatacacaCAGTATTGTTTACTTAGTGtattatttctgttttataactgGAAATTAATAATGAGCTGAAACtcattttgttatatttttatgcaagtaagaataatttatatatagtagggtggggtaacacggaacaccttttcagtctattttctcttcccatttggtattaaacaaagaattataaaaccgtactcCGACGACTTCcattgactgttgttaattgtttaaaatacgatcaagatatttggatattgtgtgttgaaggtgtcccatcttcccccaccctactatatacatacaaaaaaaatattcctaaTGAAAAGCATTAGCACCCACTACTTTagcattattttatattgataTCACTTTTGACACTTTGCAGCTGAACTGTGGATTTGGAATTAACTAAACTTATTACTGTCAATGCCACAGCAGCAAGATTTCCCAGAATTGAGCAATACTCAATACATATGTTTCCTCCTTGCTTGCTGCAAATGGGAATATGTTTATTTGCCTTGTTAgttcatataaaatacacattGAAGAACATCAGGATAGATGAGTTGTGATAATTAATAACAAGGCACATacagaaattaaataaaagaattgtAAAGAATTgtattagtttataaaaagtcCGCATcctaacataaaataattgaaaatatatgCTATTCTACTAGTAAGACTTAGCTTAG from Ciona intestinalis unplaced genomic scaffold, KH HT001264.1, whole genome shotgun sequence encodes the following:
- the LOC113475746 gene encoding uncharacterized protein LOC113475746, translating into MESIEHDFTQDEVGEEEKNLAQVLKDLCDSGGKEMEGTQLEAASIFHKLARIYEKKIKHKKLNMTRSAALYNAAIVRDPQNQIFKEELKDLCSAVLVKANATKPDACLIFLSLTIKTVLQEMRKYFGESYNQLEIIKYGLDDDQLLKLQRKKVLDIQIIQQGVTRSYTELMRFISDECIDIMGAPPCKYAVVGLGSLARSEITLYSDFEHIIVLDNVAKMEDRKRIMKYFRWFTTIFNIILINLGETMINCVAIPSINPRYRDWFIDHVTPNGVTYDGMVAHACIRPLGRPATKNKPWNTEFIKPVDEMVRYLDSKEQVKQGYHVADVLSKACFVAGDEAVCAEYQDKARHKVKENVETNIFLTLMEQIQKDLENFNIVTHQHHGVVGLQNYNIKKAIYRGATIFISAIGRLCSLQASSCFDIIDELNSGQNIGKLSAREAHQLKFMVAVACEVRAKVYHSKGQQDDVLMKDSEQSEVTSALIEVVGKQSMISFMKKTFDLHFRLKRDGYENMLTANKALENNCIIEPFSEMIALHLLGFHKDLVTFIKTTISKMIPCAETYAVYEFAICNSDNAQEHELVLELCSAVSQLNLTPENKLFVRAFELQSLVKLSYNETTKLYEFSTTQVETLMQELDDLVKTVKLNFPTGILTYFGVLMSLQYYDRAERVFEKILNLIQQFKPSERIIQSAMNLTEYAKTLRKNKKYTKALYELNKVNRMLQSCKKKTLFHAPLYFEYAQCYFYVGKYYEEFICWFEYARILIKCKTTIPTITRCTMRTAFQRLVFHNSLHPWKLHTLIINGEYTQALKLLDEAKQIMKPYRNKTTVVHRYLYHAYISYYTVRYYKAIICELEHARIYKKHIQPVGNLLEHRMKLSLYQLIFHELHLPAFTLINNGEPTEALKLLDEAKQMLQPYKNTKTVVHMDLYFSYALCYFCKGRYYESFLFGLEYVRISRGLNLPMDDVIKPVIKNTFQKLTLQQPVERLKTNQQQTEGFNQQKPTMWLIQSHKQTIAHIQMKVYQLNTVYYYGIGKYYEAFMCYLELVRLHKKHNTPISSNIKQDIKEIFHRFIFYHPLTLCQSANSFIINTKHREALKRLDEAKQVMEIYKITTTLAHASLYYLRGLCYSNTDRDYEAFVCWLEYARICKKLKQPIDDDTKRKIKLNLSKILYDQLEKNYISAEILIKNGKCIQALKPLKEAKQKLKMYKAMYKKLLVAYKNYFFVHHTCCQKTGREYGSVMCSLEFARMLKKLNLPMQPDIIHFMKLLFKPFVIVQSLKLSSFSQTLLIKGKNIEALKVLDKAKQMMQIYNKPPTTVTQMQPYSMVSVMQMMAHKSLYKSYGSCYSKTGTRYESFICWLEYARTSKKLKEPMNELDFKDIEVAFQRVLFRKQITIIESATTLINNGKYTKAMKLLDETKQMLQPYKNRLSIVHAMLYRRYAGCYHYTGRYYEALICWLECVRICNKLELIISDEIKQEIKDRFYHFIFTLSIKLCESTATLINSGKYKEALKLLDEAKQLMQLYKNTTTVVHMDLYAAYAVRYHSTGRNYEAFICWLEFARICKKRKQPIPDGIKQSINLTIQIFIFRHPFNLSESALTLMINGKHTEAFKLVYKAKQMMQPYSPKATVVHMLLYHAYAVCYNNSGRNHDALICWLEYARICKKLKQPIPDNIKQDTKLTFQQLLFDQTLKLCESAETLINNGKPTEALKLLDEVKQMMQPYKNTTTVIHRLLYEAYAACYHYTGRYYEAFICWLEYARIGKKLKQPTPDDIKRRINLIFQQIFRHSTINGKPTEAMKLLDEAKQRTQSYKNTTTVMHMLLYGAHASLYHNTGSYYKALICWLEYARICNELKYPILNLIKQATILTFKEIKNLNFNKLLESAKTLMNNKKHTEALKLLDEAKHMMQPYKNTTTMVHRLLYNLYAVCYLNSDRYYEAFICWLEYARICKKLKQPIHYNISNTKLTFQLFIFHHPLRLCESAATLIIDGKHTEALKLLDEAKQLVQLYKHTTTVVHMELYHLYVACYFNTGKYYEAFIYWLEYVRICNKLKQPIPNGIKQEIRLVFHKITTYQ